The Helianthus annuus cultivar XRQ/B chromosome 16, HanXRQr2.0-SUNRISE, whole genome shotgun sequence genome includes a window with the following:
- the LOC110920253 gene encoding putative B3 domain-containing protein At2g27410, whose protein sequence is MADAVVIMSDTAPVIRSRNPKRLTTENSVYLRKIEELANEKLRFFRDKELREQETNKSNPKSVRTSGKKKKTPSTGEASSKKRKVPKKADDRPKKPVVVNEITEGLKEFIVNEMKGRDVRLVIQKKLFDSDTRHGLNRLNMPLKQLQTNEFLTQDEKDHLKKEKGNQIEVRLLGPTLEMYKDPMSLRWWPMEKTDNYVFATNWYRFWSANKLHLKRDSNVQVWSFRGSDQKLCFAVVCVEEPVVEVVDSDS, encoded by the coding sequence ATGGCGGATGCAGTCGTGATCATGTCAGACACTGCACCCGTGATCAGATCACGTAACCCGAAAAGATTGACGACAGAAAACAGTGTTTACCTGCGCAAGATCGAAGAACTTGCGAATGAGAAGTTAAGATTCTTTCGTGACAAGGAGTTACGTGAACAAGAAACAAACAAGTCAAACCCTAAATCCGTCCGTACATccgggaagaagaagaagacaccGTCCACCGGAGAAGCCAGTAGTAAGAAAAGAAAAGTACCAAAGAAGGCAGACGACCGTCCAAAGAAGCCGGTGGTGGTGAACGAGATAACGGAGGGGTTGAAAGAGTTTATTGTGAATGAGATGAAGGGTAGGGACGTGAGACTTGTGATACAGAAGAAGTTGTTTGATTCGGATACCAGGCACGGGTTAAACAGGTTGAACATGCCGCTTAAGCAACTGCAGACTAATGAGTTCTTGACGCAGGATGAGAAGGATCATCTTAAGAAAGAAAAAGGAAACCAGATTGAGGTTCGGTTGTTGGGGCCAACGTTGGAGATGTACAAGGATCCGATGAGTTTGAGGTGGTGGCCCATGGAAAAAACTGACAATTATGTGTTTGCGACTAACTGGTATAGATTTTGGTCGGCGAATAAGTTGCATCTGAAGAGAGACTCGAATGTTCAAGTGTGGTCGTTTCGTGGATCGGATCAGAAGTTGTGTTTTGCCGTTGTTTGTGTGGAGGAACCAGTTGTTGAAGTCGTGGATTCTGACTCTTGA